The proteins below come from a single Metarhizium brunneum chromosome 1, complete sequence genomic window:
- the GEP4 gene encoding Phosphatidylglycerophosphatase GEP4 yields the protein MNLNLSASLNAARLLFKPSMCLPHHTVSTFNDLPIPLDKGLRSNGYKSDIRAVVLDKDDCFAYPDAKEVYEPYKKRFDSLKEAYPGRKLLVVSNTSGATSWDKDLKQAAEVERGTGVHVLPHAVKKPGCGSEIMEYFRQHPETGVTDPSHIAVVGDRLTTDMMLANMMGSWGFWIKDGVVPMQQKSIFSKMERNLAVFLADYRGLQPPRPHGRVSEF from the exons ATGAACCTGAATCTTTCAGCTTCACTCAATGCCGCACGGCTGCTATTCAAGCCTAGCATGTGCTTGCCACACCACACCGTTTCAACATTCAACGATCTGCCAATCCCTCTGGACAAGGGATTGAGAAGCAATGGCTACAAGTCTGACATCAGAGCTGTAGTTCTCGACAAAGATGACTGCTTTGCTTACCCAGATGCCAAGGAGGTCTATGAACCATACAAG AAGCGCTTTGACTCCCTCAAAGAGGCATATCCAGGCCGCAAGCTTTTGGTGGTATCCAATACCTCCGGGGCCACCAGTTGGGACAAAGACCTGAAGCAAGCCGCCGAGGTTGAAAGAGGCACCGGCGTTCACGTACTACCACACGCTGTGAAGAAGCCGGGATGCGGATCCGAAATCATGGAATACTTCAGGCAGCACCCAGAGACCGGGGTGACGGACCCGTCGCACATTGCCGTAGTTGGAGACAGATTGACAACAGACATGATGCTTGCGAATATGATGGGTAGCTGGGGCTTCTGGATAAAGGATGGCGTAGTGCCTATGCAACAAAAGAGCATT TTTTCCAAAATGGAACGCAACCTTGCCGTGTTTCTTGCTGATTATAGAGGTCTGCAGCCTCCACGACCTCACGGCCGGGTCAGTGAATTCTAA
- the sec59 gene encoding Dolichol kinase sec59 encodes MSQNVTSASLAPSDPEQHDALRALNRSPHPYHHQSSELPHSSERFTTHDVSRGSGNDGAHLSPTRLPAFSKESSPGSESGTEADDEHFLKGLPAPKTKLHKGLRDYDEPTSGFTTPAPSPAALDDDHIQAISQRLRPKVGQRKKRWLDVLRRNRALVRRLTEVGLVGSLGFMVVTSSHVSPLFRVWRKDFELLGLLYLTLLGLYPLRVLAWGFGTRRPSKWIPLRIPTNFDPAPLLYPPAITTFVCLLVARSNPGTILPSIILSISSLPQALIPKLDVDTSYDTLHWALSCLPLVWGPALDSSRFDPTYAFLSAEALVLLYPVHQTLCTVLHYLTTTSLLTAELQLLSIALISVLILSASPQAKILKGLLWGGGLAVLVFCGPVIRWGIALARVPKWRFRRPSSSQKHRFWKELRKLLSWHRIKSDMVGSVYEDSPSETTSSADEEDDIPIFRGPLRVKTLGPNLDIRDTTESVGTSGVTSPNDISGGISRRHTMPHPDKLRKSAVHTPSGRRKRAISLSLRPYIRLTQEQALVRKWAYAAYVYTAIIGIILVGVRTYVEQFALNGHEPIGWALGYMFGNLPWFRFQVVSANLERWVCLPAISGAKECHSGWVQHLRHDAFGEANTRLILSAYWLTILVFGLVVVFKLKETYEVDTRRKVFHFMMVGMFLPAVYVDPAYAGLALSIILAIFLILDLLRASQLPPLSKPIASFLAPYVDGRDFRGPVVISHIFLLIGCAIPLWLALASLSRTGSGCLSGWEVPTRDVSMVSGVICVGLGDAAASLIGRRYGHRKWLWGGGKSLEGSLAFAVAVFAGLGAAGVWLRVGGWPMTDQPVGWYASARNAGICATMGSLTEAVLTGGNDNVIVPVVLWTCVKSLGI; translated from the exons ATGTCACAAAACGTCACCTCGGCTTCGCTGGCGCCTTCTGATCCAGAGCAGCATGACGCGCTGCGTGCCCTGAACCGCTCTCCCCATCCATACCACCACCAGAGCTCAGAGCTGCCGCATTCATCAGAGCGCTTTACAACGCACGATGTGTCTCGTGGCAGTGGTAACGACGGGGCACACCTATCGCCGACGAGACTCCCGGCCTTCTCGAAAGAATCTTCGCCTGGAAGTGAGAGCGGCACCGAAGCCGATGACGAGCACTTCCTCAAGGGCCTTCCAGCACCAAAGACCAAGCTACACAAAGGATTAAGAGACTACGACGAGCCGACATCAGGTTTTACGACACCTGCACCGTCCCCAGCTGCCCTGGATGACGACCATATCCAGGCCATATCGCAGAGATTACGTCCGAAGGTGGGACAGCGTAAGAAGCGCTGGCTCGATGTTTTGCGACGAAATAGGGCTCTGGTGCGAAGGCTTACCGAGGTCGGCCTTGTGGGATCGCTGGGATTCATGGTTGTGACGAGTAGTCACGTATCACCATTATTTCGTGTCTGGAGAAAAG ACTTTGAATTATTGGGTCTATTGTACCTCACCCTGTTGGGTTTATATCCTTTAAGAGTTTTGGCATGGGGATTCGGAACAAGGCGACCATCGAAATGGATCCCGCTCCGAATACCAACCAACTTTGACCCTGCCCCCTTACTATACCCTCCTGCAATCACCACCTTTGTTTGTTTGCTAGTTGCTCGAAGCAATCCGGGGACAATTTTACCCAGTATAATCTTGAGCATCAGTTCCTTACCGCAGGCCTTGATACCGAAGCTTGACGTTGACACATCATACGATACCCTTCATTGGGCATTGTCATGCCTGCCTCTGGTTTGGGGACCTGCATTAGATTCATCGAGATTTGACCCAACATACGCATTCTTGTCTGCAGAAGCACTTGTCTTATTATATCCTGTTCACCAGACGCTGTGCACTGTCTTGCACTACCTTACAACAACTAGCCTCTTGACCGCCGAACTTCAGTTACTGTCTATCGCATTGATCAGTGTGCTTATTTTGTCTGCATCACCTCAAGCGAAGATTCTAAAGGGTCTGTTATGGGGCGGCGGTCTTGCTGTGCTTGTATTTTGCGGACCAGTCATTAGATGGGGTATTGCGCTGGCGCGAGTGCCCAAATGGCGGTTTAGACGACCCTCAAGCTCACAAAAGCATCGGTTTTGGAAAGAACTTCGCAAGCTATTGTCTTGGCACCGGATTAAAAGTGATATGGTAGGGTCTGTATACGAAGATAGCCCCTCCGAGACGACATCATCGgccgatgaggaggatgataTTCCAATCTTCCGAGGCCCACTACGTGTCAAAACCCTTGGACCCAATCTCGACATCAGGGACACAACAGAATCCGTTGGCACTTCTGGAGTCACCTCACCTAACGACATCAGCGGCGGCATCTCACGACGACATACCATGCCACATCCGGATAAATTGCGGAAGAGCGCTGTACATACTCCGTCTGGGAGACGAAAGCGGGCTATATCGCTTTCACTTCGGCCTTATATCAGACTGACACAGGAGCAGGCTCTCGTGCGGAAATGGGCTTATGCGGCCTATGTGTACACAGCCATTATCGGAATCATATTAGTCGGCGTGCGAACCTATGTCGAGCAGTTTGCGCTGAATGGGCACGAACCAATAGGCTGGGCTCTGGGGTACATGTTTGGAAACCTACCCTGGTTCAGATTCCAAGTTGTTAGTGCCAATCTTGAGCGATGGGTCTGTCTCCCAGCGATTTCTGGGGCCAAAGAATGCCACTCCGGCTGGGTCCAACATCTTCGTCATGATGCTTTTGGCGAGGCCAATACTCGCCTTATCCTCAGCGCCTATTGGCTTACCATTCTCGTCTTTGGCCTAGTCGTTGTATTCAAACTCAAGGAGACCTACGAAGTCGATACCAGGCGCAAGGTGTTTCATTTTATGATGGTGGGAATGTTTCTCCCAGCCGTATACGTCGACCCAGCATATGCTGGCCTCGCGTTATCCATTATACTCGCTATATTCTTGATCCTCGATCTCCTCCGCGCAAGTCAGCTTCCGCCGCTATCTAAACCCATTGCTTCATTTTTGGCACCCTACGTCGACGGCAGAGACTTCCGCGGCCCCGTTGTTATCTCTCACATCTTCCTCCTTATCGGTTGCGCAATTCCCCTCTGGCTGGCTCTAGCTTCACTCTCTCGCACGGGATCAGGCTGCTTATCAGGCTGGGAAGTACCAACCCGGGATGTCAGCATGGTATCCGGTGTTATATGCGTCGGCCTCGGTGATGCTGCAGCTTCACTTATTGGTCGTCGGTATGGACACCGTAAGTGGCTCTGGGGCGGGGGAAAGAGTCTCGAAGGGAGCCTAGCGTTCGCCGTTGCCGTGTTTGCAGGTCTAGGCGCCGCAGGGGTGTGGTTACGTGTTGGAGGATGGCCGATGACAGATCAACCGGTTGGGTGGTATGCCAGTGCGAGGAATGCTGGTATCTGTGCGACGATGGGGAGTCTTACTGAGGCGGTTTTGACGGGCGGTAACGATAATGTGATTGTGCCGGTTGTTCTGTGGACATGCGTAAAAAGTCTTGGCATATAA
- the tim22 gene encoding Mitochondrial import inner membrane translocase subunit tim22, which yields MNFPGGSSGAGAPTPGFGPQDPGVKAVQSAMESCYGKSVMSGVMGFGMGGLFGMFMASMSYDTPFGTPVTNSAGQNISSLPLRQQLKHGFKDMGTRSFSMAKNFGKVGALFSGIECGIEGLRAKNDLANGVAAGCLTGGILAKNAGPQAMAGGCVAFAAFSAAIDAWMRQPKEE from the exons ATGAATTTCCCAGGAGGCTCATCTGGCGCCGGCGCACCTACGCCCGGCTTTGGCCCTCAAGACCCGGGCGTCAAAGCT GTTCAATCCGCCATGGAATCATGCTACGGCAAGTCCGTCATGTCAGGAGTCATGGGATTCGGCATGGGTGGTCTTTTCGGCATGTTCATGGCTTCT ATGTCCTACGACACGCCCTTCGGCACACCCGTCACCAACAGCGCCGGCCAAAACATCTCGTCTCTACCCCTCCGCCAACAGCTCAAGCACGGCTTCAAAGACATGGGCACTCGCTCCTTCTCGATGGCCAAGAATTTCGGCAAGGTCGGCGCGCTCTTTTCCGGCATCGAATGTGGCATCGAGGGCCTGCGGGCCAAGAATGATCTCGCGAACGGCGTCGCGGCAGGCTGCTTGACGGGCGGTATTCTGGCCAAGAATGCTGGTCCGCAGGCTATGGCGGGCGGATGCGTTGCGTTTGCAGCATTTAGCGCCGCCATTGACGCTTGGATGAGACAGCCAAAGGAGGAGTAG
- the Slc7a7 gene encoding Y+L amino acid transporter 1 produces the protein MSPYAVQSQSRDSLELASLASSSMIDGGAVSEVSSRPSISSSRRLSLVEEEDPLDDGNPAGRLGRSYSVSSTFDFAANLFPLSSTTGAGGYAPVGAPTSGARSGGALGGGSLEKHKTLTYLNGLSLIIGLIIGSGIFSSPSQISSKVGSPGAAIVVWIVAGILAWTGAASYAELGGAIPLNGGSQVYLSKTFGELAGFLFTWTAVLVLKPGSAAIIAIIMGEYFARAIIGADAEDVNPWVSKSVALLGICTVTCFNCISTRMGTRINDVLMFLKFVALLFVTVVGIIVAVKGYTFNGEKDNAWKPQDWFKDTSFDLSNWAIALYGGLWAYDGWDNTNYVVGEFRNPSRDLPRVIHSAMPLVIVSYVLANVAYFLVLPVEQVNGSNTVAVMFGSKVFGSIGAVIIALMVSASCLGALNSSTFTAGRLVYVAGKEGYIPSIFGKIGVHSQDPSLTTQRTRNWFSKKIHRFVGDDEMGLFFTPIYALILNGFITAGYCVVGEFPTLLTFYGVAGYTFYFCTVLGLIILRVREPQLERPYKTWITTPIIFCCVSLFLLSRAVFARPVQTVAVVGFVVAGIPVYFWRIRGRDRFRKPGDDGGHRPWWRFWKH, from the exons ATGTCCCCTTATGCGGTGCAATCGCAGTCGCGAGACTCCTTAGAACTTGCGTCTCTGGCGAGCTCGAGCATGATAGATGGTGGTGCAGTATCAGAAGTGTCCTCCAGACCGAGCATTTCGTCATCACGGAGGCTGTCACtggtggaagaagaggatcCCCTCGACGATGGTAATCCGGCCGGAAGATTAGGACGGTCATATTCGGTATCCTCGACGTTTGATTTCGCTGCGAATTTGTTCCCTTTGAGTTCGACTACTGGGGCGGGAGGGTATGCGCCAGTTGGAGCGCCGACTTCTGGCGCGCGATCGGGTGGTGCGCTGGGAGGAGGATCGTTGGAGAAGCACAAGACGCTGACTTACCTGAACGGGCTGTCGCTCATCATTGGCCTCATCATTGGATCGGGAATATTTTCGTCACCAAGTCAAATCAGCTCCAAGGTCGGTTCACCCGGGGCGGCGATTGTAGTGTGGATTGTTGCCGGAATCCTGGCTTGGACTGGTGCGGCGTCATATGCTGAACTAGGAGGCGCAATACCGCTGAATGGCGGGTCGCAGGTTTATCTCTCCAAGACGTTTGGTGAGCTCGCTGGATTCTTGTTCACTTGGACAgccgtgttggtgttgaagccTGGAAGTGCTGCCATCATTGCTATCATCATGGGGGAGTACTTTGCGCGAGCCATCATCGGGGCCGACGCAGAAGATGTAAACCCGTGGGTGAGCAAGTCGGTGGCGTTGCTGGGGATTTGCACCGTTACGTGTTTCAACTGCATTTCTACGCGGATGGGTACGCGCATCAACGACGTGCTTATGTTTTTAAAGTTTGTGGCATTGCTATTCGTTACAGTGGTTGGTATCATAGTTGCTGTGAAGGGATATACATTCAATGGAGAGAAGGATAATGCCTGGAAGCCACAGGACTGGTTCAAGGATACTTCATTCGACCTGTCAAACTGGGCTATCGCATTGTATGGCGGCCTGTGGGCGTATGACGGGTGGGACAAT ACGAACTATGTTGTTGGGGAGTTCCGAAATCCGAGCAGGGATCTTCCGCGGGTTATTCACTCAGCCATGCCGCTGGTCATTGTGAGCTACGTGCTTGCCAATGTAGCATACTTTCTCGTATTGCCCGTCGAGCAGGTCAATGGTTCTAATACCGTGGCGGTCATGTTCGGCTCCAAGGTATTTGGCTCCAtcggcgccgtcatcattGCTCTGATGGTCAGCGCAAGTTGCCTTGGCGCTCTCAACTCTTCCACCTTTACCGCAGGCCGACTTGTCTACGTTGCCGGCAAGGAGGGATACATCCCAAGCATATTTGGCAAAATCGGCGTGCACAGCCAGGACCCTAGCCTGACGACCCAACGAACACGAAATTGGTTCTCTAAGAAAATCCACCGCTTCGTTGGGGACGACGAGATGGGCCTCTTCTTTACGCCCATATACGCTTTAATCCTCAATGGCTTCATCACTGCTGGCTACTGCGTCGTCGGCGAATTCCCCACGCTCCTTACCTTCTACGGCGTTGCTGGATACACGTTCTACTTTTGCACTGTTCTtggcctcatcatcctccgCGTTAGAGAACCCCAACTTGAGCGCCCATACAAGACATGGATCACAACCCCAATCATATTCTGCTGCGTCAGTCTCTTCCTTCTCAGCAGAGCTGTCTTTGCGCGACCGGTCCAAACTGTCGCCGTGGTAGGCTTCGTTGTGGCGGGAATCCCCGTGTACTTTTGGCGTATCCGGGGTAGGGACAGGTTTCGGAAACCAGGCGACGATGGGGGGcatcggccatggtggcgtTTTTGGAAACATTGA
- the orc2 gene encoding Origin recognition complex subunit 2, with the protein MPRSKSVADDSPLGSEKRSVRKRSVGTMDLDREATPSKRGRVSAQEIINVKSSSVDDSETEDHDQEIQVGATDKASPSIDVAEVPKATPKRRGRPPKSQSQTSTPSKTPAKSIFATPVKNHETESATPKRQAADRSARKKSARALIENVFDDGDDDDEEDDDEVLVREIYEDSDAEDLGDNADILTDGLNDDTSGNVTPSKTRKSRPKRTKSPTPPRDLPPHELYFAHNKPGRPKTSDNTLGSVSLLTHDEYFNVLHQHKDRHADDVEYLENLHAESFPQWAFELSQGYSICLYGFGSKRALLQKLAKYLHTNHRGKPARQIVIVNGYSHTTTMREVLTCIGSAIDPSQKIPTSTPAATVQIISSQLSNTNLGLTILINSIDAAPLRKPGTQAILSQLAAHPQINLVCSADTPDFPLLWDIGVRSAFNFVFHDCTTFAPFTVELDVIDEVHELLGRKARRVNGREGVAFVLKSLPENAKNLFQLLVGEVLIAMEEEGNMVDEAAGVEYRMVYNKAVEEFICSSEMAFRTLLKEWVAFFTLIRICSWLLTGYRFHDHQMITSRKDALGTELLSVPFQKDELEAVLEDLMS; encoded by the coding sequence ATGCCTAGGAGTAAATCCGTGGCCGATGATTCTCCTCTGGGAAGCGAGAAACGTTCCGTGCGAAAGCGATCCGTCGGCACAATGGACCTCGACAGAGAGGCTACACCTTCAAAACGAGGGCGAGTCTCGGCCCAGGAAATTATCAACGTCAAGTCATCATCCGTAGACGACAGCGAAACAGAAGATCACGACCAAGAAATACAAGTCGGCGCCACAGATAAAGCCTCTCCGTCAATAGACGTCGCCGAGGTCCCCAAGGCGACACCCAAACGCAGAGGACGCCCCCCCAAGTCACAATCGCAAACCAGCACGCCGTCTAAGACACCCGCAAAGTCAATTTTTGCAACGCCAGTCAAGAATCACGAAACTGAATCGGCGACGCCTAAAAGACAAGCGGCGGATCGATCAGCACGAAAGAAGAGTGCCAGGGCTCTCATAGAGAATGTAttcgatgatggcgacgatgacgacgaagaggacgacgacgaagtTCTCGTGCGCGAGATATACGAAGAcagcgacgccgaggacCTCGGTGACAACGCCGACATTTTGACCGATGGGTTGAACGACGACACTTCAGGAAATGTCACACCGTCAAAAACTCGAAAGAGCAGGCCCAAGAGAACAAAATCTCCAACGCCACCACGAGATCTGCCTCCCCACGAGCTCTACTTTGCACATAATAAGCCCGGGCGGCCAAAGACATCCGATAATACATTGGGCTCGGTCTCACTACTCACACACGACGAATACTTCAACGTACTGCACCAACACAAGGACCGTCACGCCGATGACGTCGAGTATTTGGAAAACCTTCATGCCGAATCCTTCCCGCAGTGGGCATTCGAACTCTCCCAAGGCTACAGCATATGCCTCTACGGATTCGGATCGAAAAGAGCACTGCTACAAAAACTCGCCAAATACTTGCACACTAATCACCGCGGCAAACCCGCCCGACAaatcgtcatcgtcaacggCTACTCGCACACAACCACCATGCGAGAAGTCCTAACGTGCATAGGCTCAGCCATCGACCCTTCACAAAAGATACCCACGTCTACACCAGCCGCCACAGTCCAAATCATTTCGTCCCAATTATCCAACACCAATCTTGGCCTCACCATCCTGATCAACTCCATCGACGCAGCGCCCCTCCGCAAACCAGGCACGCAAGCCATCCTATCCCAGCTGGCCGCCCATCCCCAAATCAACCTCGTCTGTTCCGCAGACACGCCCGACTTCCCTCTTCTCTGGGACATTGGCGTCCGCTCCGCATTCAACTTCGTCTTCCACGACTGCACCACCTTTGCGCCATTCACGGTAGAACTAGACGTCATTGACGAGGTTCACGAACTTCTAGGTCGCAAGGCCCGTCGCGTCAACGGCAGGGAAGGCGTGGCATTCGtgttgaagagcttgccGGAGAACGCGAAGAACCTGTTTCAGCTACTCGTTGGCGAGGTGCTTATTGCgatggaagaggaggggaATATGGTGGACGAAGCAGCGGGCGTGGAGTACAGAATGGTGTATAACAAGGCGGTGGAGGAGTTTATTTGCAGTTCGGAGATGGCATTCCGGACGTTGTTGAAAGAGTGGGTTgccttcttcaccctcaTCCGTATTTGTTCGTGGCTGCTAACGGGTTATAGATTCCATGACCATCAAATGATTACGAGTCGGAAGGATGCGCTGGGTACGGAGCTGCTAAGTGTACCCTTTCAAAAGGATGAGCTGGAGGCAGTCCTGGAGGATTTGATGTCATGA